The genomic segment ctatatacagtctgcatgtcctcctatatacagcctgcacgtctcctatatacagcctgcacgtctcctatatacagcctgcacgtctcctatatacagcctgcacgtctcctatatacagcctgcacgtctcctatatacagcctgcatgtcctcctatatacagcctgcatgTCCTCCTATGTACAGCCTGCACgtctcctatatacagcctgcatgTCCTCCTATGTACAGCCTGCACGTCTCCTATGTACAGCCTGCATGtcctcctatatacagcctgcacgtctcctatatacagcctgcacgtctcctatatacagtctgcatgtcctcctatatacagcctgcacgtctcctatatacagcctgcacgtctcctatatacagtctgcatgtcctcctatatacagcctgcacgtctcctatatacagcctgcacgTCCTCCTATGTACAGTcatgtcccctatatacagacctgtcccctatatacagcctgcacatcctcctatatacagcctgcacgTCTCCTATAGACAGCCTGCACgtctcctatatacagcctgcacgTCTCCTATATACAGACCTGtcctcctatatacagcctgcacgtcctcctatatacagcctgcacgTCTCCTATATACAGACCTGtcctcctatatacagcctgcacgtcctcctatatacagcctgcacgTCTCCTATATAAAGCCTGCACgtctcctatatacagcctgcacgtctcctatatacagcctgcacgtctcctatatacagcctgcacgTCTCCTACATACAGCCTGCACGTCTCCTACATACAGCCTGCACGTCTCCTACATACAGCCTGCACGTCTCCTACATACAGCCTGCACCTCTCCTATATACAGTCTGCATGtcctcctatatacagcctgcacgtctcctatatacagcctgcacgtctcctatatacagcctgcacgtctcctatatacagcctgcacgtctcctatatacagcctgcacgtctcctatatacagcctgcacgTCCTCCTATGTACAGCCTGCACGTCTCCTATGTACAGCCTGCACGTCTCCTATGTACAGCCTGCACGTCTCCTATGTACAGCCTGCACGTCTCCTATGTACAGCCTGCACgtctcctatatacagcctgcacgtctcctatatacagcctgcatgTCCTCCTATGTACAGCCTGCATGTCCTCCTATGTACAGCCTGCACGTCTCCTATGTACAGCCTGCATGtcctcctatatacagcctgcacgtctcctatatacagcctgcacgtctcctatatacagtctgcatgtcctcctatatacagcctgcacgtctcctatatacagcctgcacgtctcctatatacagcctgcacgtctcctatatacagcctgcacgtctcctatatacagcctgcacgtctcctatatacagtctgcatgtcctcctatatacagcctgcacgtctcctatatacagcctgcacgtctcctatatacagcctgcacgtctcctatatacagcctgcacgTCTCCTATACAGCCTGCACgtctcctatatacagcctgcacgtctcctatatacaatgattTTCAGTGGACATAATCTTGGTGGTTGGTCATCGTTTCTCCTGGTCACCACTAGATGGCGATCACTTTTCGGACCTTATTGGGTTCTCTCACACGGGAACAGGTCAGGACTGATTTCACtttcttaggctactttcacactactgtAGTGACCGCCGGTAACGGCTCCGTTAGgctcttttttctttctctttaatGGCCGTTGTTGTGATGGGTCATAATGGGCACCGCCGGGTCCCGTCAGATCCCATTGATTATAATGGGGTCTGTTGTTTTAGAGGAGTATAGTGGGTGGAAAAGACTGTGcatgtactattttttttttctcccgctatactTCTGTCGTTATACAATAGTCGGTGCACTGCCGGGATGTAACGGcaatgtgaaagtagcctaactgTAAACAATGAATGTTTCAATGTCCTGACAGGTAGCAGAGATCTTACACTATAGCAGTGCATGGACTAATCTGTTGAGGCAGCTCCCTTCCATGATGTCTTTTGTTTTGTTGGTAGGAAATGGCCCATGTCAGGAAGGTCTCGATCCCGGAGAACGTTTACCGCATCCTCCTCAGCAGACAGAGCCATGTGAACGACCTTTTCATCAGGAGATTCCAGTGCACGGCCGAGGTGACGGGGCCCAGCACTGCGGCGGGGTCTGCATCACTCAAGGTGTATGAGAAGCGGCACCTCGGGGGGACTCTTATCAGTGTGTGGAGGGACGACCTCACCCGACAGGACGCTGATGTGGTGGTGAACGCAGCTAATGAGAAATTGGGGCACTGGGGAGGGCTGGCATTGGCCTTGGTGAAGGCCGGAGGACAACAGATCGTGCAGGAAAGTAAAGATTGGATCTCTAAGAAGGGAACACTAAGGGCAGGAGACATCGCGGTGACCACCGCAGGAACGCTGCCCAGCAAACAGATCGTCCATGCGGTGGGGCCACAGTGGTCTGCAGCCATTTCAGAGAGATGTGTGGCTCAGCTGACGGAAGCCATTAGTAAGGTGCTGGACTACGTGTGTGGCCAGAGAGACCTGCACTCCGTGGCCATCCCAGCGGTCAGCTCCGGCATCTTCGGCTTTCCTCTTGACTTCTGTGCTGAAATCATAGTGAAGACAGTGGACACGTTCTGCTCCACTAAGGGCAAAGGTCACCTAAAGGAGGTCCGGCTGGTGAACTACGACGACAAAACCGTGCAAGCCATGAAGATAGCGTGCGAGAAGCAGCTGGGGAACAGTGATATGCCTAGCGGTGCAGCGTCCTCCTACCCAGCAGcagcatcctcctcctacccaacagcagcatcctcctcctacccaacagcagcatcctcctcctacccaacagcagcatcctcctcctacccaacagcagcatcctcctcctacccaacagcagcatcctcctcctacccaacagcagcatcctcctcctacccaacagcagcatcctcctcctacccaacagcagcatcctcctcctacccaacagcagcatcctcctcctacccaacAGCAGCATCCTCCGCCTACCCAGCAGcagcatcctcctcctacccaacAGCAGCATACCCCTCCTACTCAGCAGcagcatcctcctcctacccaacAGCAGCATCCTCCGCCTACCCAGCAGCAGCATCCTCCTCCTACTCAGCACAACCCAAGCATTTTCATCACGAGGTGTCTCTGTCTGTCAATGGCCTGAATCTTCACCTTAAGACTGGATGTATTGAGGATGAGAAGGTACATGTCATGTCTTCAAAACCAACCCTCATGTTTGGGGCATGCTGGGGGATTTAGGCTCAGTAACTGCAGAATACTGAgtgcacaggataagtaatgtaatgtatgtacacagtgacctcaccagcagaatagtgagtactgctctggagtataatacaggatataactcaggatcagtacaggataagtaatgtaatgtatgtacacagtgacctcaccagcagaatagtgagtacagctctggggtataatacaggatataacttaggatcagtacaggataagtaatgtaatgtatgtacacagtgacctcaccagcagaatagtgagtacagctctggagtataatacaggatataactcaggatcagtgcaggataagtaatgtatgtacacagtgatctcaccagcagaatagtgagtacagctctggagtataatacaggatataactcgggatcagtacaggataagtaatgtaatgtatgtacacagtgacctcaccagcagaatagtgagtgcagctctggagtataatacaggatataactcaggatcagtacaggataagtaatgtatgtacacagtgacctcaccagcagaatagtgagtacagctctggagtataatacaggatataactcaggatcagtacaggataagtaatgtaatgtatgtacacagtgacctcaccagcagaatagtgagtacagctctggggtataatacaggatataactcaggatcagtacaggataagtaatgtaatgtatgtacacagtgacctcaccagcagaatagtgagtgcagctctggagtatattacaggatataactcaggatcagtacaggataagtaatgtatgtacacaatgacctcaccagcagaatagtgagtacagctctggagtataatacaggatatatctcaggatcagtacaggataagtaatgtatatacacagtgaccccaccagcagaatagtgagtacagatctggggtataatacaggatataactcaggatcagtacaggataagtaatgtaacgtatatacacagtgacctcaccagcagaatgtgGATTACAGTGTTGTTATATCCAGTGACTGTTATATCCAGGTGACATCTTCCCTGATCACtttcacttttccttttcttttccatttggccCAGACTGTCATGATTTCTTCTAGCTACAACTTATCTTGGCAGAACCTTCCAGACAAACATCTTTTCCAGcataattatttccttttttcctACAAATAGGGTCCCAAACAGTAACAATTACCTCTTTTGGTGTCACGCACAGTACTGTGGGTAGGCAAGTGGGTTGGTGGGAAGGGGTAGGTCACTGGGGAGGAGTAAGTAGGCCCCCCTATTAGGTGGATAGGTTTCTCCAGTAAGAAGATTTCCCCATTAGGTGCCCTCCTATATATAGTTTACTTTAGTGAGCTGGCATCCCCAGTAAGTAGTTGCCCTCAGTATGTAGGTACTTTTCTCCTGTAGGTGGTTTGCCTCCCTTGTAGGTAGAACACCCCTGAAGGTAGCTTGCCCTTGTAGGTAGAACCCCCTCTGAAAATCAAGAAAAACAAAACCGCAGCTCCCCCACAGTCACTGATGTCTTCTGCTCCCACCCTTAGGCTTCAGGCAGCTTTTtcctgcagccactagaggccGTGAGCATCTCTACCTTTGGGACTTGCACGATTATGTCTATCATTGTACACATCCCAAAGGTAGAGACGCTCCCGGCCATTAGTGGCCACAGACACTGGCGATGCCAACCCACAGGCATCCTAGCACATCCAGCCGCCATCTTGCCCACCAGACTGCCAAAGTGCTCCTGGCCAGCccagttgggaaccactggtctagagTAAAGTATAACAATGTGAGAACCTCCGTGTTGTATGTGACATGGACTCTTCTCATTTCTCTTCCAGACAGAAGTCATTGTGAATTCAGTCGCCTCAAGTCTAAACCTTGACTATGGAGTCATATCCAAAGCCATTTACAGTAAAGGCGGCTGGCAGATGCAGGAGGAGATCTGGAAGAAAAGTCAGTGGAACGCCGCCATGATCCCTACACGTGGCTACAACCTGCCCTGCAAATATGTCTACCATGTGAAATTACAGGGTGCCCGGGTGAGTGTCATCTCTCTGCACCTCATACCATCACTACTACATTATAAGGATCCAGCATCCATATCTACATTGTACTTACAGATGTGGCCATTGATGACTACGGCCTCCATGACATCTCTACTCCTGACAGATATCAGGGATTTTCTGATTTCTAGACTATACATTGATGTAAAATATTATGGGATGTCCCTTATAGTCCGAAACTGTGACCTTAATAATTTCCTATTATAATGGCCCATAATTTGTGAGACAGATCACAGACATAAAGTCACATGATCAGCTCCCGCTGAATTTGTCTGTATATGGGGACCATCAGGCATCGGCTGCTCTCCCTGGGGGGAGTTGTGGGGGCTCCTGTATTATGTGGGGTATTGCAGCTCTGGTTCTGTCATGATATCTGTACCGATAGTTACATCCACAGCTCATTGTCTCTGCCCTTGGTGTGTAATGTCAGGTCAATGAGCTCCAGTCTCTACGAGAAGTCACCAAAGAGTGTCTGAAGACAGCGCATCAGCACAGATCACCGTCCATCTCATTCCCAGCTTTGGGGACTGGAAATATTGGTTTGCCGAAAGATACGGTGGCAGACATTATGACGCAGTGTGTTCTTGACTTCGCCAGACAAAACCAGCGCAAGATGGACGTGTATTTTGTTATCCACCCAAAAGACGCTGACACATTAAAGGTTTGTCTTGGGTCCCAGGGGGCGGTTTTAGATGATTTGTAAGAAATTAGGTATAaaggagtgttgtgggcatgctgtgtgacctgtacagGTTTAGTGTGCAGGAAgtaggaggaggtgagctgcgaCCATCACCTATTGACTTTTTTACGTGAGTGCTGTGGGCATGGTCTGGGACTTGTGCAGAAGTCACTGTGTTTGGAAGAGGAGGTGAGCGTCCCCAATCCACTGACATTTTTGGTAGATTGCTGAGGGCAGCCTTTGTGGTCACCTTGCTAGCAGGGAGTGAAGTTCCATCTCTTATTGACTTATTGGTAtagacatgctctgtgacctgcacAGAGCAGGGGGAATGGGCTAGATGAGCTGACCTTTTGATATCTACTGTAGAGCGCAGTGGGCATGCTCAGTGATGTGTGCAGACTTCAGAAGAGATGAGCTACACTTAAATTCATgttttgtgggcatgctctgtgacttaTAAAGAGGGAGGGGAGGATGGGATCGGTCTCCATTACCAATTGACTTCTGTGGGAGAGTGTAGTCTGCATGCATTGTAATATGGAGGGGGTTAACTACATTAATTCATTGGGAATGTTTTGTGGGCATGCACTGTGACCTATAAACAGGGAGGGAGGTGAGCTGTCTCCATTTCCAATTGACTTCTGTGGAGTGTAGTGGGCATGCACTGTGACTTGTGCTGAGGGAGGGTAGTGGACTTACTAGGAGAGCTGTGAACCTGCACAGAGGGTTGGAAGGAGGTGAGCTCTCCCCATTGCCTACTGTTTGCTATGGGAGAATATAGTAGGCATGCTTTGTGATCTGTGGGTATATTTCCCAGCATGCATCATTCTTGAGGACTAACATATCAAGAGCCTGGCATGAACAGTGGTGGTTACGTGGACGGTGATTTAGGGCCGTTCTTATGGTTCTTCTcggttaacactttattttcccaATAACATTACATGGGACCGGTTGCTCTCACTTAAAA from the Hyla sarda isolate aHylSar1 chromosome 8, aHylSar1.hap1, whole genome shotgun sequence genome contains:
- the PARP9 gene encoding protein mono-ADP-ribosyltransferase PARP9 — its product is MAHVRKVSIPENVYRILLSRQSHVNDLFIRRFQCTAEVTGPSTAAGSASLKVYEKRHLGGTLISVWRDDLTRQDADVVVNAANEKLGHWGGLALALVKAGGQQIVQESKDWISKKGTLRAGDIAVTTAGTLPSKQIVHAVGPQWSAAISERCVAQLTEAISKVLDYVCGQRDLHSVAIPAVSSGIFGFPLDFCAEIIVKTVDTFCSTKGKGHLKEVRLVNYDDKTVQAMKIACEKQLGNSDMPSGAASSYPAAASSSYPTAASSSYPTAASSSYPTAASSSYPTAASSSYPTAASSSYPTAASSSYPTAASSSYPTAASSSYPTAASSSYPTAASSAYPAAASSSYPTAAYPSYSAAASSSYPTAASSAYPAAASSSYSAQPKHFHHEVSLSVNGLNLHLKTGCIEDEKTEVIVNSVASSLNLDYGVISKAIYSKGGWQMQEEIWKKSQWNAAMIPTRGYNLPCKYVYHVKLQGARVNELQSLREVTKECLKTAHQHRSPSISFPALGTGNIGLPKDTVADIMTQCVLDFARQNQRKMDVYFVIHPKDADTLKAFQDKFRKTDLMRDNKMAEPTERWRASEPPGEGTYVTISGERRDDVDEAAVWLQGVLSSTPMFIHNNLLLLFGVEEFDSLASGSSIADITEDLSNGRVTLQISGPQPDKVMAAVQAERLLLDVQEKVAESLEEELLEAAVIWFYESPSGSKKYSAKATRELEKAFASGTNVTLSATPGHVIDIKNFTAQEGGQRLSIRRQCLRGSNQTEKRPPQTNRVKSDKDWSTEFRTAGLMIVTMEKVQNKLLDGVFQTKKEAAEKRQKKPSTAQMYQLVPRRFLKDIRAAGFHRLYVTPTETKYGVGVYFKKSLHNITQRFQVPKEKDGLLYIVQAEVVTGAATNYSRTQPVLPCGGPDALQVYESVTDGGFSAEHYSIFDRFQANPQYVFTCRTK